CGGGCACGATTTTCGCGGCTACTCGGCTTCGATCAAATACGCGCTGATCTCGGGCCTGCTGGCTGCGGGCTGCAAGGTGCACGACATCGGCCTCGCGGTGACGCCGATGGCCTATTTCGCGCAGTTCGATCTTGACGTGCCGTGCGTCGCCATGGTCACCGCCTCGCACAACGACAATGGCTGGACCGGCGTGAAGATGGGCGCGAACCGTCCGCTCACCTTCGGTCCCGACGAAATGACGCGGCTGAAGGAGATCGTGCTCGGTGCCGCGTTCAAGCTGAAGCCGGCCGGCGGCTATCAATTCCACGAGAATTTCCCGGCGCGCTACATCGCCGATCTCACCAACCGCAAGCCTTTCGCGCGCCGCATCCGCGCGGTGGTGGCTTGCGGCAACGGCACCGCGGGTGCGTTCGCGCCGCAGGTGCTGGAAAAACTCGGCATCGACGTCATTCCGCTCGATACTGAACTCGATCACACCTTCCCGAAATACAATCCCAATCCCGAAGACATGGAGATGCTGCACGCGATCCGCGATGCGGTGCTCGCCAACAAGGCGGATGTCGGTCTCGGCTTCGACGGCGACGGCGACCGCTGCGGCGTGGTTGATGACACCGGCGAGGAGATTTTCGCCGACAAGGTCGGCGTGATGCTGGCGCGCGATATGTCGGCGGTTCACAAGAATGCGCAGTTCGTGGTGGACGTGAAATCGACCGGTCTCTTCGTGACGGACCCGGTGCTGCAAAAGCAGGGCGTTAACGCGACCTACTGGAAGACCGGCCATTCCTACATGAAGCGGCGCACGCACGAGTTGGGCGCGCTGGCGGGCTTCGAGAAGTCCGGGCACTTCTTCTTCAATCCGCCGGTCGGGCGCGGTTACGACGACGGTCTCGTCTCGGCCATCGCGATCTGCGAGATGCTCCAGCGCGCGGGCAACAGGAAAATGTCCGACCTGAAGAACGCGCTGCCGAAAACATGGTCGTCGCCGACGATGTCGCCGCACTGCGCGGACGAAGCCAAGTACGGCATCGTCGCCGATGTGGTGAAGCATTTCGAGGCCGCGCAGGCGAAGGGCGAGAAGGTCGCCGGTCAACCGATCCGCGACCTCGTCACCGTCAACGGTGTGCGTGTCACCTGCGAGGACGGAAGCTGGGGCCTGGTGCGCGCCTCGTCGAACAAGCCGGAGCTTGTCGTCGTGGTCGAAAGCCCGGTGTCCGAGCAGCGCATGCGCGACATGTTCGAGGCGATGGATGCGGTGCTCCGCACCCATCCCGAGGTCGGCGAATACAATCAGAAGATCTGAGCGCGGTTTACTGCGGCGTCTCCGCAATCAGCTTTTCAAGCTCGCGCTCGGCCTGCGTGACGTGATGCTCCTTGTGGCGCAGCAGGAAGAAGCGCCGCGAGGGCATCGGGATTTTCAGTTCGACCAGCGCACCGGAAGTTAAAAGGTTCGCGACCACGATGCGGGAGATGATGGTCGCGCCCGCGCCCGCGACGACGGCGGCGGCGCGTACCGATTCGTTCGAGGGCAGTTCGAGCGCGATGGAAATCTCGTTGCGGGCGATGCCGAGTCCCGACAGAACCGTCTCGAGCACATGGCGGGTGCCGGAGCCAGGCTCGCGCACGACCCATTTTCCGTCCTTGAGATCAGCGGCCGTGGGCTTCTTCATCGCCGCCCAGGGATGCGTGTCTGCGACGACCAGCGCAAGCTCGTCGTTGGCGACATTGCTGATTGACAGTCCAGAGTCCTCGATGTCGCCTTCGATGAAGCCGAGATCCGCCAGCCCGCTGTGCACCCATGCCGTGACCTGTTCGGTGTTGCCGATCTTCAGCGTCACGTTGATGCCGGGATATTTCTGGTGGAAGCGATGGATCAGCGGCGGCAGCCAGTAATTGCCGACGGTCTGGCTGGCCGCGAGCGACAGCGAACCGCGCGCAAGGCCGGTGAGATCGGTGAGCACGGCTTCGGCGGCGGCGGCGCGCGCCAGCACCGCGCGCGCCTCGACGACGAATTGCCGTCCGGCGTCGGTCAGGCGGATGTTGCGGCCGATCCGGTCGAACAGTTTGACGGCATAACGGTCTTCCAGCGCGGCGATGGCGGCGCTGGTCGCCGATTGGGTGAGATTGAGAACGCCTGCGGCACGGGTCATGTGCTCCTGCTCCGCAACCGCAACGAAGATTCGAAGCTGCTCCAGCGTCATTCGTTACCTTACGAGGTCAGCTTGATCAGCGTCAGGCTGAGCACTGAGATGAAGATCGAGGCGACCGCGCCGACGGCCAGCGGGCGAAGCCCCTTAGCATAGAGTTTGCCGATGTCGGTTTCGAGTCCCATCGCGGCCAGCGCCATGGTCAGCAGGAAGGTGGTGACGGAAACGATCACCGACTTCGCGTCCGGCGGGATGGCGACGACGCTGTTGAGCGCGATCATCGCGATGAAGCCGAGCACGAACCATGGCATCGGCGCGCGGGCGCTGGAGGCGCCGCTGCTGCGGCGGGCGGCGGCAATGCCGAGCGCGATCACCAGCGGCGCCAGCAGCATCACGCGGGACAGCTTGGCGATGGTGCCGAACTCGCCGGCCTGACGGCCTTCCTGGAAGGCAGCGGCAACGACCTGCGCGATCTCATGGATCGAGGAGCCGGCCCACAGGCCGTAGGCGCGCGGGTCGAGATGCAGCAGGGTGCCGAGCGTCGGGTAGGCGAACATCGCGATCGAGCCGAACACGGTGACGCAGGCGACCGCGTAGGCGACATCTTCATCGTGCGCGTCGGTCACGGTGTTGGTCGCGATCACGGCGGACGCGCCGCAGACCGAGGTGCCTGCGCCGATGAGCTGGGCGAGCTTGGGGTCGATGCCCATCACGCGGCCGAACCAGCCGGTGAACAGGAAGGTGGCGATGAGCGTCACCGCGATGATGGCGATGCCGGTCGCGCCGATCTCGCCGATCTGCAATACGGTCAGTTGCAGGCCGAGCATGATGATCGCCAGCCGCAGGATCCGACGCAGCGAGAAGGTGACCCCCGGCTTGGCGCTGGCGGGCGTGCCGACGACGTTGTGAAAGATCATGCCGAGCAGGATCGCGAGGATCAGCGGGCTGAAGGTGGAGACGACGGGAAGCAGGTGCAGGCCATAGGCGGCGCAAGCGATTAGGGTCGTCAGGAACAGGCCCGGCCAGATGCCCGTGACACGAAAGCTGCGTTGGGTGCGGGGCTTATCCTGCTCCGCGGAGGTGTAAGTGATGGTGGACATGGGCCGAACTCCTTGAATGCGGCCACTGATCGCAAATCACGATTAATCGTTCAAACGCATTGTATATGTATATTCAATCTATAAAAGCGATTATTTAGGGAGACGCTCCCCGGCCAAAAGCAAACGCGCCGCTGGCGGGGCGGCGCGTTGGCGGAGCAGGCGAAGGGATGTTCAGGAAGGCCCTGTCTCAGGCCGGGGTCAGGGCCGGCACGGGCAGGGCCGTCACCGATTTGATCTTCTCCATCGCGAAGCGCGAGGTGACGTTCTTCAGCGCCACGGCGCTGATGAGCTTTTTGTAGAAGACATCGTAGCTTTGCATGTCGGCGACGACGACGCGCAGCATGTAATCGACATCGCCCGCCATTCGGTAGAATTCCATCACCTCGGGCATCGCCTTCACGGCGGTGGCGAAGGTCTTCAGCCAGGCATCGGAATGGTCGCCGCTCTCGACTGAAACAAACA
The nucleotide sequence above comes from [Pseudomonas] carboxydohydrogena. Encoded proteins:
- a CDS encoding LysR family transcriptional regulator gives rise to the protein MTLEQLRIFVAVAEQEHMTRAAGVLNLTQSATSAAIAALEDRYAVKLFDRIGRNIRLTDAGRQFVVEARAVLARAAAAEAVLTDLTGLARGSLSLAASQTVGNYWLPPLIHRFHQKYPGINVTLKIGNTEQVTAWVHSGLADLGFIEGDIEDSGLSISNVANDELALVVADTHPWAAMKKPTAADLKDGKWVVREPGSGTRHVLETVLSGLGIARNEISIALELPSNESVRAAAVVAGAGATIISRIVVANLLTSGALVELKIPMPSRRFFLLRHKEHHVTQAERELEKLIAETPQ
- a CDS encoding phosphomannomutase/phosphoglucomutase, which translates into the protein MFPKPKAELKPNTYAYESEPMVKATGFREYDARWLFGKEINLMGIQALGMGLGTMIGEMGVKQEIVVGHDFRGYSASIKYALISGLLAAGCKVHDIGLAVTPMAYFAQFDLDVPCVAMVTASHNDNGWTGVKMGANRPLTFGPDEMTRLKEIVLGAAFKLKPAGGYQFHENFPARYIADLTNRKPFARRIRAVVACGNGTAGAFAPQVLEKLGIDVIPLDTELDHTFPKYNPNPEDMEMLHAIRDAVLANKADVGLGFDGDGDRCGVVDDTGEEIFADKVGVMLARDMSAVHKNAQFVVDVKSTGLFVTDPVLQKQGVNATYWKTGHSYMKRRTHELGALAGFEKSGHFFFNPPVGRGYDDGLVSAIAICEMLQRAGNRKMSDLKNALPKTWSSPTMSPHCADEAKYGIVADVVKHFEAAQAKGEKVAGQPIRDLVTVNGVRVTCEDGSWGLVRASSNKPELVVVVESPVSEQRMRDMFEAMDAVLRTHPEVGEYNQKI
- a CDS encoding YeiH family protein — protein: MSTITYTSAEQDKPRTQRSFRVTGIWPGLFLTTLIACAAYGLHLLPVVSTFSPLILAILLGMIFHNVVGTPASAKPGVTFSLRRILRLAIIMLGLQLTVLQIGEIGATGIAIIAVTLIATFLFTGWFGRVMGIDPKLAQLIGAGTSVCGASAVIATNTVTDAHDEDVAYAVACVTVFGSIAMFAYPTLGTLLHLDPRAYGLWAGSSIHEIAQVVAAAFQEGRQAGEFGTIAKLSRVMLLAPLVIALGIAAARRSSGASSARAPMPWFVLGFIAMIALNSVVAIPPDAKSVIVSVTTFLLTMALAAMGLETDIGKLYAKGLRPLAVGAVASIFISVLSLTLIKLTS
- a CDS encoding Lrp/AsnC family transcriptional regulator; translated protein: MSETDLATAVPDAPRRLDAIDRKILTVLQDDASLSVAEIGDRVGLSSTPCWKRIQRLEAEGIILRRVALVDQNKIGLGITVFVSVESGDHSDAWLKTFATAVKAMPEVMEFYRMAGDVDYMLRVVVADMQSYDVFYKKLISAVALKNVTSRFAMEKIKSVTALPVPALTPA